Proteins encoded within one genomic window of Natrinema amylolyticum:
- a CDS encoding 50S ribosomal protein L11, whose translation MAGTIEVLVPGGQANPGPPLGPELGPTPVDVQAVVQEINDQTEAFDGTEVPVTVDYEEDGSFEIDVGVPPTAALIKDEADFETGSGEPQKEFVADLSVDQVKKIAEQKHPDLLSYDTINAAKEVVGTCASMGVTIEGNDAREFKQRVDDGEYDDVLAGEASA comes from the coding sequence ATGGCTGGAACCATCGAAGTGCTCGTTCCGGGTGGCCAGGCCAATCCTGGCCCACCACTCGGTCCCGAGCTCGGACCGACCCCCGTCGACGTGCAGGCCGTCGTACAGGAGATCAACGATCAGACCGAAGCGTTCGACGGGACCGAAGTTCCCGTCACCGTCGACTACGAGGAGGACGGCTCCTTCGAGATCGACGTCGGTGTCCCGCCGACGGCGGCACTGATCAAAGACGAAGCCGACTTCGAGACCGGCAGCGGCGAGCCCCAGAAGGAGTTCGTCGCCGATCTCTCCGTCGATCAGGTCAAGAAAATCGCCGAGCAGAAACACCCCGACCTGCTCTCCTACGATACGATCAACGCCGCGAAGGAAGTCGTCGGTACCTGTGCCTCGATGGGCGTCACCATCGAGGGCAACGACGCCCGAGAGTTCAAGCAGCGAGTCGACGACGGCGAGTACGACGACGTGCTGGCCGGCGAAGCGAGCGCCTGA
- a CDS encoding HEWD family protein, with protein MSAQVRKPTARICEACGRGEQWDENLEAWQIARDDGEKQVGNPHCIHEWDITGTFTPVDDS; from the coding sequence ATGAGCGCACAGGTACGAAAACCGACCGCGAGAATCTGTGAAGCGTGCGGTCGAGGCGAACAGTGGGACGAAAACCTCGAGGCCTGGCAGATCGCCCGCGACGACGGCGAGAAACAGGTCGGCAATCCACACTGCATCCACGAGTGGGACATCACCGGGACGTTCACACCGGTCGACGACAGCTGA
- the rpl12p gene encoding 50S ribosomal protein P1, translating to MEYVYAALILNESGEEINEDNLTNVLDAAGVDVEESRVKALVAALEDVDIDEAVSEAAAVPAGGAAAGGAAGGEAAADEGGDEEEAEETSDVPDTTDEDDDEDDEADGEGLGELFG from the coding sequence ATGGAATACGTATACGCTGCACTCATCCTGAACGAATCGGGCGAAGAGATCAACGAAGACAACCTGACGAACGTGCTCGACGCTGCCGGCGTCGACGTCGAAGAGTCTCGCGTGAAGGCGCTCGTCGCCGCACTCGAGGACGTCGACATCGACGAGGCAGTCTCCGAGGCCGCTGCCGTCCCCGCTGGTGGGGCCGCCGCAGGCGGTGCCGCGGGTGGCGAGGCCGCTGCCGACGAAGGCGGCGACGAAGAAGAAGCCGAGGAGACCAGCGACGTGCCGGACACGACGGACGAGGACGACGACGAGGACGACGAGGCCGACGGCGAGGGTCTCGGCGAACTCTTCGGATAA
- a CDS encoding 50S ribosomal protein L10: MSAQAERKTENLPQWKKEEVDDLAQIIDEYESVGVVGIAGIPSKQLQDMRRDLYGTAVLRVSRNTLQTRALEDAGLGDLVEHIGGQVGIIATDENPFSLYKELEASKTPAPINEGEIAPNDIVIPEGDTGVDPGPFVGELQGIGANARIEEGSIQVMEDSTVLEAGEEVSADLANVLNELGIEPKEVGLDLRAVIAEGVLFDPEDLDIDVEAYRSDVSTAAARARNLALNASFPTASTAPTLIAKATGEAKSLGLQAAIEDEDLMPDLVSKADAQLRALAGQIDDEEALPDELQDVEAPAEPAAADDEDESADDQTEDEAETEDADADDDDEDDGDGAAGLGEMFG, encoded by the coding sequence ATGAGCGCACAGGCTGAACGCAAAACCGAGAACCTTCCCCAGTGGAAGAAAGAGGAAGTCGACGACCTCGCACAAATCATCGACGAGTACGAGAGCGTCGGCGTCGTCGGTATCGCCGGCATTCCCTCGAAGCAGCTCCAAGACATGCGCCGCGACCTGTACGGTACTGCCGTGTTGCGCGTCAGCCGCAACACCCTGCAGACGCGCGCGCTCGAGGACGCCGGACTCGGCGACCTCGTCGAGCACATCGGTGGACAGGTCGGGATCATCGCGACCGACGAGAACCCGTTCTCGCTGTACAAGGAACTCGAGGCGTCGAAGACGCCCGCGCCGATCAACGAGGGCGAAATCGCTCCGAACGACATCGTGATCCCCGAAGGGGACACCGGTGTCGATCCGGGGCCGTTCGTCGGCGAACTTCAGGGTATCGGCGCGAACGCGCGCATCGAAGAAGGGTCGATCCAGGTCATGGAGGACTCGACGGTCCTCGAGGCCGGCGAGGAAGTCTCCGCCGACCTGGCGAACGTCCTCAACGAGCTCGGTATCGAGCCCAAGGAGGTCGGTCTCGACCTGCGCGCCGTCATCGCCGAGGGCGTGCTCTTCGACCCCGAGGACCTCGACATCGACGTCGAGGCCTACCGGAGCGACGTGTCGACGGCCGCCGCCCGCGCTCGGAACCTCGCGCTCAACGCGAGCTTCCCGACCGCGTCGACGGCTCCGACGCTCATCGCCAAGGCCACGGGCGAGGCCAAGAGCCTCGGCCTGCAGGCCGCCATCGAGGACGAAGACCTGATGCCCGACCTCGTCAGCAAGGCCGACGCACAGCTGCGTGCGCTCGCGGGCCAGATCGACGACGAGGAGGCGCTTCCTGACGAACTTCAGGACGTCGAGGCCCCCGCCGAACCGGCGGCGGCCGACGACGAAGACGAATCGGCAGACGACCAGACTGAAGACGAGGCCGAGACCGAAGACGCCGACGCCGACGATGACGACGAAGACGACGGCGACGGCGCAGCAGGTCTCGGCGAGATGTTCGGTTAA
- a CDS encoding BtpA/SgcQ family protein, translating to MVSGTPLRTRFDADHPVVGMVHLPPLPGTPDFDGDRDAVRTRALEDATRLEAGGVDGIVLENFGDAPFHPDDVPKHVVASMTAVATALTDAVDVPVGINVLRNDARAAMSIAAAVDADFVRVNVHVGTAATDQGIIEGRAHETLRLRDRLAADVAILADVHVKHATPIGEREIERAALETVERGGADGVVVSGPGTGVETSLADVERVTDALADRGHDETPVFVGSGVTSETIGDCLETGADGVIVGTALKTDGVTTNPVSEARVEELVTAARAAGSSD from the coding sequence ATGGTATCGGGCACGCCCCTCCGGACGCGATTCGACGCCGATCACCCCGTTGTCGGCATGGTACACCTCCCGCCGCTCCCCGGCACACCGGATTTCGACGGCGATCGCGACGCCGTCCGAACCCGCGCGCTCGAGGACGCCACCCGGCTCGAGGCGGGCGGCGTCGACGGGATCGTCCTCGAGAACTTCGGCGACGCGCCGTTCCATCCCGACGACGTACCGAAACACGTCGTCGCGTCGATGACTGCCGTCGCGACGGCCCTGACGGACGCCGTCGACGTGCCGGTCGGGATCAACGTGCTCCGAAACGACGCCCGGGCCGCGATGTCGATCGCCGCGGCCGTCGACGCCGACTTCGTCCGGGTCAACGTCCACGTCGGCACTGCGGCGACCGATCAGGGGATCATCGAGGGCCGGGCCCACGAGACCCTCCGGCTTCGCGACCGGCTCGCCGCCGACGTCGCGATCCTCGCGGACGTCCACGTCAAACACGCGACCCCCATCGGCGAACGGGAGATCGAGCGCGCGGCCCTCGAGACGGTCGAGCGCGGCGGAGCCGACGGCGTCGTCGTTTCCGGCCCCGGGACGGGCGTCGAAACGTCGCTCGCGGACGTCGAGCGCGTCACCGATGCGCTCGCCGATCGGGGACACGATGAGACGCCGGTGTTCGTCGGCAGCGGCGTGACGAGCGAGACGATCGGCGACTGTCTCGAGACGGGTGCGGACGGCGTCATCGTCGGTACCGCACTCAAAACGGACGGCGTAACGACGAACCCCGTCTCGGAAGCGCGGGTCGAGGAACTCGTGACCGCGGCTCGAGCGGCGGGCTCGAGCGACTGA
- a CDS encoding tripartite tricarboxylate transporter permease, with amino-acid sequence MPAPVEVVTEPALTLQLLAWVVAGSLLGCCSGLVPGLHANNFAFLLAGVVPSVPGSPLFVGCAMLAAGVVHTFCNAVPAMALGVPDAEMAVTALPGHRMVLEGRGYEAIRLSALGSVLAVIAAVPLAVPVTWAVTAAYPTIRAHLSLVLAMVAVALIASEPTWRGRFGGLLSFALATGLGALTLDITADAPLEAGGTLAPLFAGLFGAPVLIDAIRGSGIPRQAGEGIRASRPFVGVTAVAGALAGAVVGYLPGITAAIAAVAVLALVPGDASDRGYIVATSGVDTSNTIFALFALVAIGQPRTGVLVAFEGTAAPLELPILLAGVVLAGLLGFAFVIVVGDAYLELVGRLPYWKISVAVLAVLLALSYLFTGPVGIAIFAVATAIGLVPVRLRCRRVHLMGVLIGPLMLGL; translated from the coding sequence ATGCCCGCCCCAGTCGAGGTCGTCACCGAGCCGGCACTCACGCTCCAGTTGCTCGCGTGGGTGGTCGCCGGCTCGCTGCTGGGGTGTTGTAGCGGGCTCGTTCCCGGACTCCACGCCAACAACTTCGCGTTCCTGCTGGCCGGCGTCGTGCCGTCGGTTCCCGGGTCGCCGCTGTTCGTCGGCTGTGCAATGCTCGCGGCCGGCGTCGTCCACACCTTCTGCAACGCCGTCCCGGCGATGGCGCTCGGGGTCCCCGACGCGGAGATGGCCGTCACCGCACTGCCTGGCCATCGGATGGTCCTCGAAGGGCGGGGCTACGAGGCGATCCGACTCTCCGCGCTCGGCAGCGTCCTCGCCGTGATCGCGGCGGTTCCGCTCGCCGTCCCCGTCACCTGGGCCGTGACGGCCGCGTATCCGACGATCCGGGCCCACCTCTCGCTCGTCCTCGCGATGGTCGCGGTCGCACTGATCGCGTCGGAACCGACGTGGCGCGGCCGGTTCGGCGGGCTACTCTCGTTCGCGCTCGCGACCGGCCTCGGCGCACTCACGTTGGATATCACTGCGGACGCCCCGCTCGAGGCGGGCGGCACGCTCGCGCCCCTCTTCGCCGGGCTCTTCGGCGCGCCGGTGTTGATCGATGCGATCCGTGGCAGCGGCATTCCGCGACAGGCGGGCGAGGGCATACGAGCCTCGCGACCGTTCGTCGGCGTTACCGCCGTCGCCGGCGCGCTCGCGGGAGCCGTCGTCGGCTACCTACCCGGTATCACGGCGGCGATCGCCGCCGTCGCGGTGCTGGCGCTCGTCCCGGGCGATGCCAGCGACCGCGGCTACATCGTCGCCACCAGCGGCGTCGACACGTCGAATACCATCTTCGCGCTCTTCGCGCTGGTCGCCATCGGCCAGCCCCGGACCGGCGTGTTAGTCGCGTTCGAGGGCACGGCCGCGCCGCTCGAGTTACCGATCCTGCTCGCCGGCGTCGTCCTCGCGGGACTGCTCGGGTTCGCGTTCGTGATCGTCGTCGGTGACGCCTACCTCGAGCTGGTCGGCCGGCTGCCCTACTGGAAGATTTCGGTCGCCGTCCTCGCGGTGCTGCTCGCCCTCTCGTATCTGTTCACCGGGCCGGTCGGCATCGCGATCTTCGCCGTCGCGACCGCTATCGGACTGGTTCCGGTTCGATTGCGGTGCCGACGCGTCCACCTGATGGGAGTACTGATCGGACCGTTGATGCTCGGGCTCTGA
- the cutA gene encoding divalent-cation tolerance protein CutA: MPTVYMTAPPDAADEIAETLVEERLAACVNRLSTTSTYRWEDEIHRDDEAVLLAKTTDDAYDELVDRVRTLHPYDVPCIERFDETDLLESFAEWRSECVE; the protein is encoded by the coding sequence ATGCCGACCGTCTACATGACAGCGCCGCCCGACGCGGCCGACGAAATCGCCGAAACGCTGGTCGAAGAGCGACTCGCCGCGTGTGTCAACCGGCTGTCGACGACCTCGACCTATCGCTGGGAGGATGAGATTCACCGCGACGACGAGGCCGTGTTGCTCGCGAAGACCACCGACGACGCGTACGACGAATTAGTCGACCGCGTCCGAACGCTGCATCCGTACGACGTCCCCTGTATCGAGCGCTTCGACGAGACCGATCTCCTCGAGTCGTTCGCTGAGTGGCGATCAGAGTGCGTCGAGTAG
- a CDS encoding phosphoenolpyruvate carboxykinase (ATP), with translation MSETGTESRPLVRQLPDPTTASNVRYDLSLEELRELAEPDETTTEFGSASYVSEVRSRSADRTKNAVDDEFTDRDHELVDDAIGLTSDREMLCVDRLMGRHPDATFCCRLFVPVEHARIAYAWASLFEPTDGRDPDLYTVHLPDYDETEIRVRPNIGVTTVLGTDYIGEAKKSFLRLYMYRIKQQGGLGLHAGSKRVRVRDADGELRTVGQVFMGLSATGKSTLTSHGCWLEDPEDASMLQDDVCGLLSDGSVAGSEGEGLFIKTIGLGEDEQPELYEAATTESAILENVAVDEDGTVHFDEDRYTSNSRAIIQRDELESADEEIDLGSMDQVFFITRNPLMPPVAKLDEEQAAVAFMLGESIETSAGDPSRAGESIRVVGTNPFIIGSEGEEGNIFHELIDLLEADCYIINTGYLGDESKDIGVTESVTILTEAARGTIEWSHDERMGLTIPDSVPGLDVDDYYVPDHVDDYDEALAELRADRREYLSQFDDLREEIRDAVY, from the coding sequence ATGTCTGAAACCGGGACGGAGTCCCGTCCACTGGTCCGACAGCTTCCGGATCCGACTACAGCGTCGAACGTCCGGTACGATCTGTCGCTCGAGGAACTGCGCGAACTCGCCGAGCCCGACGAGACGACGACCGAGTTCGGATCGGCGTCGTACGTCAGTGAGGTCCGCTCGCGGAGCGCCGATCGGACGAAAAACGCTGTCGACGACGAGTTCACCGATCGGGATCACGAACTCGTCGACGACGCGATCGGTCTCACGAGCGACCGTGAGATGCTCTGCGTCGATCGACTGATGGGCCGTCACCCGGACGCGACCTTCTGTTGTCGCCTGTTCGTCCCCGTCGAGCACGCTCGGATCGCGTACGCGTGGGCGAGCCTGTTCGAGCCGACCGACGGACGTGATCCCGATCTCTACACCGTCCACCTGCCCGATTACGACGAGACCGAGATTCGAGTCCGTCCCAACATCGGCGTGACGACCGTCCTCGGCACGGACTACATCGGCGAAGCCAAGAAGTCGTTCCTCCGGCTGTACATGTACCGCATCAAGCAGCAGGGCGGTCTCGGACTCCACGCGGGCAGCAAGCGCGTCCGCGTCCGCGACGCTGACGGCGAGCTACGGACCGTCGGCCAGGTGTTCATGGGCCTCTCCGCGACCGGCAAGTCCACGCTGACCTCTCACGGCTGCTGGCTCGAGGACCCGGAGGACGCGTCCATGCTGCAGGACGACGTCTGTGGCCTCCTCTCGGACGGCTCCGTCGCCGGCAGCGAGGGCGAGGGACTGTTCATCAAGACGATCGGCCTCGGCGAAGACGAGCAGCCGGAACTCTACGAGGCCGCGACCACCGAATCGGCGATCCTCGAGAACGTCGCGGTCGACGAGGACGGCACCGTCCACTTCGACGAGGACCGCTATACGTCGAACTCTCGAGCCATCATCCAGCGCGACGAACTCGAGAGCGCCGACGAGGAGATCGATCTCGGCAGCATGGATCAGGTCTTCTTCATCACCCGGAACCCCCTGATGCCCCCGGTCGCCAAACTCGACGAGGAGCAGGCCGCCGTCGCCTTCATGCTCGGCGAGTCGATCGAGACCAGCGCGGGCGACCCGTCGCGAGCCGGCGAGTCGATCCGCGTCGTCGGAACGAACCCCTTCATCATCGGCTCCGAAGGCGAGGAGGGGAACATCTTCCACGAACTCATCGACCTCCTCGAAGCCGACTGTTACATCATCAACACGGGCTATCTCGGCGACGAGTCGAAAGACATCGGCGTCACCGAATCCGTGACGATCCTCACCGAGGCCGCCCGCGGGACCATCGAGTGGAGCCACGACGAACGGATGGGGCTGACGATCCCCGACTCCGTCCCGGGACTCGACGTCGACGACTACTACGTGCCGGACCACGTCGACGACTACGACGAGGCGCTCGCGGAACTACGCGCCGACCGTCGCGAATACTTGTCGCAGTTCGACGACCTCCGCGAGGAGATCAGAGACGCCGTCTACTGA
- a CDS encoding 50S ribosomal protein L1: MADSDIETAVARALEDSPDRNFTETVDLAINLRDLDLNEPSNRVDESIVLPAGTGQETRIVVIAEGETAVRAEEAADEVLSVDDVADLDDDDAKDMADETDFFIAEEAMMQDIARHLGTILGPRGKMPDPLAPDDDVVETVNRLKNTVQLRSGDRRTFHTLVGSEEMDAEDVGDNIDVILRRLHADLEKGPQNIDAVYVKTTMGPSVEVA, from the coding sequence ATGGCAGATTCGGATATTGAAACAGCAGTAGCGCGCGCACTCGAGGATTCGCCCGACCGGAACTTTACCGAGACGGTAGACCTCGCGATCAATCTGCGCGACTTAGACCTAAACGAACCGTCGAACCGCGTTGACGAGTCGATCGTCCTGCCGGCCGGAACCGGCCAGGAGACTCGGATCGTCGTCATCGCCGAAGGAGAGACCGCAGTCCGCGCCGAAGAGGCGGCGGACGAGGTCCTTTCGGTGGACGACGTAGCCGACCTGGACGACGACGACGCCAAAGACATGGCCGACGAGACGGACTTCTTCATCGCCGAAGAGGCGATGATGCAAGACATCGCCCGGCACCTGGGTACCATTCTCGGTCCCCGAGGGAAGATGCCGGACCCGCTCGCGCCCGACGACGACGTCGTCGAAACCGTCAACCGGCTCAAAAACACCGTGCAGCTTCGCTCCGGCGACCGACGAACGTTCCACACGCTCGTCGGGTCGGAAGAGATGGACGCCGAGGACGTCGGCGACAACATCGACGTCATCCTGCGTCGCCTGCACGCAGACCTCGAGAAGGGGCCCCAGAACATCGACGCCGTCTACGTGAAGACGACGATGGGCCCGTCCGTGGAGGTGGCCTAG
- a CDS encoding NADH:flavin oxidoreductase/NADH oxidase, with amino-acid sequence MTDLLSPLSLRDSETKNRIAVSPMCQYSCEPDGVATEWHRVHLGSRAVGGAGIVMTEATAVSPAGRITPHDLGIWSDEHAAALEPTTEFIRDQGGVPGIQLAHAGHKASKERPWEGHVPIQPDGTGPSGASGWEVLSPSPEAYPPFDGDRPAMRKADQDDIEGVIDAYRAAAERSLEAGFEVAEVHAAHGYLLHEFLSPVTNTREDDYGGSFENRTRLTRDVVAAVREVWPDDKPVFVRISGTDWLDDRESWDIEQSVRLADDLADLGVDLVDVSSGGLHPEQAVPGGPNFQVPLAERVREGADVAVGAVGGVTEPEQADALVRNGRADLVLVGREFLRDPYFGLRASGDLERDPDEVANAWPVQYRRAVQR; translated from the coding sequence ATGACCGATCTGCTCTCTCCGTTATCGTTGCGCGACAGTGAGACGAAGAACCGAATCGCCGTCTCGCCGATGTGTCAGTACTCCTGTGAGCCGGACGGGGTCGCGACCGAGTGGCACCGCGTCCACCTCGGAAGCCGGGCCGTCGGCGGTGCCGGCATCGTGATGACCGAAGCGACCGCCGTCTCACCGGCGGGCCGGATCACGCCCCACGACCTGGGGATCTGGAGCGACGAACACGCGGCCGCGCTCGAACCGACCACCGAGTTCATCCGCGACCAGGGTGGGGTGCCGGGGATCCAGCTCGCCCACGCGGGCCACAAAGCGAGCAAAGAGCGGCCCTGGGAGGGCCACGTTCCGATCCAGCCCGACGGGACCGGCCCCAGCGGGGCGTCGGGTTGGGAGGTCCTCTCGCCGTCGCCCGAGGCCTATCCGCCGTTCGACGGCGATCGCCCAGCGATGCGGAAGGCCGATCAGGACGATATCGAGGGCGTCATCGACGCCTATCGCGCGGCGGCCGAGCGGTCGCTCGAGGCCGGGTTCGAGGTCGCCGAGGTCCACGCGGCTCACGGCTACCTGCTCCACGAGTTCCTCTCGCCGGTTACGAACACTCGCGAGGACGATTACGGCGGCAGCTTCGAGAACCGCACGCGGCTGACTCGCGACGTCGTCGCGGCCGTCCGCGAGGTCTGGCCGGACGACAAGCCGGTCTTCGTCCGCATCTCCGGAACGGACTGGCTCGACGACCGCGAGTCGTGGGACATCGAGCAGTCAGTGCGACTGGCGGACGACCTCGCCGATCTCGGCGTCGATCTGGTCGACGTGAGTTCGGGCGGACTTCACCCCGAACAGGCGGTGCCGGGCGGCCCGAACTTCCAGGTGCCGCTGGCGGAGCGGGTCCGTGAGGGGGCCGACGTCGCCGTCGGCGCGGTCGGCGGCGTCACCGAACCCGAGCAGGCCGACGCACTGGTCCGTAACGGCCGTGCCGACCTCGTGCTCGTCGGCCGGGAGTTCCTACGCGATCCGTACTTCGGACTCCGCGCGTCCGGCGACCTCGAGCGCGATCCGGACGAGGTCGCGAACGCGTGGCCGGTCCAGTACCGGCGCGCCGTTCAGCGGTAA